A region of Siniperca chuatsi isolate FFG_IHB_CAS linkage group LG23, ASM2008510v1, whole genome shotgun sequence DNA encodes the following proteins:
- the asb13a.1 gene encoding ankyrin repeat and SOCS box protein 13a.1 isoform X1: MEVTAARRSFLCDIGFWADRTALHEAASHGRALQLKQLLESGASVNMVTVDNITPLHEACIQAHPNCARLLLEAGAQVDVRTIHGSTPLCNACASGSLECAKLLLEYRAKVNPSLTALTASPLHEACIQGNVEVVRLMIASGAQLEAYDVHFGPPLHIACAKGHVDCVKELLNAGARVNSVKFHETALHHAARVGMVDMIELLVEFGANVYASDNLGRKPVDYTTPASPAYTCLMVYDSNPLSLQQLCRITVRMMLGTRASEVIGQLDMSHRIHSYLQYCDLPTPLK; the protein is encoded by the exons ATGGAGGTGACGGCCGCACGCCGTTCGTTTCTTTGCGATATCG GTTTCTGGGCAGACCGGACTGCCCTGCATGAAGCAGCGTCCCATGGCAGGGCCCTGCAGCTGAAACAGCTGCTAGAAAGCGGAGCGTCGGTCAACATGGTGACGGTGGACAACATCACTCCGCTCCATGAAGCCTGCATACAGGCTCATCCAAACTGCGCCCGGCTGCTGCTGGAGGCTGGAGCCCAG GTGGATGTACGGACCATCCATGGCAGCACTCCTCTGTGTAACGCCTGTGCTTCTGGCAGTTTGGAGTGCGCCAAGCTGCTCTTGGAGTACAGAGCCAAAGTTAACCCGTCCCTGACAGCCCTCACCGCCTCGCCACTCCACGAGGCCTGTATACAAG GTAATGTTGAAGTGGTGAGGTTGATGATAGCCAGCGGTGCCCAGCTGGAGGCGTACGATGTCCACTTTGGTCCACCCCTTCACATCGCATGTGCTAAAGGACACGTGGACTGTGTCAAGGAGCTGCTTAATGCAG GTGCCAGGGTGAATTCGGTTAAATTCCACGAGACAGCTTTGCACCACGCAGCACGTGTCGGCATGGTGGACATGATCGAGCTGTTGGTGGAGTTTGGAGCTAACGTGTACGCCAGCGACAACCTGGGAAGAAAGCCTGTAGACTACACAACACCTGCGTCTCCCGCTTACACCTGCCTCATGGTTTATGACA GTAATCCTCTGAGCCTGCAGCAGCTTTGTAGAATCACCGTGAGGATGATGCTTGGCACCAGAGCCTCAGAGGTCATAGGTCAGCTGGACATGTCCCACCGCATCCACAGCTACCTCCAGTACTGTGATCTCCCCACACCACTAAAGTGA
- the LOC122871663 gene encoding ankyrin repeat and SOCS box protein 13-like, protein MEVGSARPYFFGDIGCWSERTEVHKAASLGQASQLHHLIQSGASVNVVAVDSITPLHEACLRGQAQCVRLLLDAGAQVDARNVDGSTPLCDACSAGSLECVRLLLEHGAKANPTLTSRTASPLHEACMGGNADCVKLLITMGACLEAYDLYYGTPLHVACANERTDCVKVLLNAGAKVNAARLHETPLHHAAQNMRVEMIEILVEFGANIYARDQHDRKPVDYTTPGSPSASCLQFYETTPMSLQQLSRLAVRKKLGTRALKVIGQLNIPKLIISYLCYQ, encoded by the exons ATGGAAGTTGGAAGTGCTCGGCCATATTTCTTTGGAGACATCG GCTGCTGGTCAGAGAGAACAGAGGTGCACAAGGCAGCATCGCTCGGCCAGGCCTCCCAGCTGCACCACCTCATCCAAAGCGGAGCTTCAGTCAATGTCGTGGCGGTGGACTCCATCACACCACTGCACGAGGCCTGCCTCCGTGGACAGGCCCAGTGTGTCCGGCTGTTGCTGGACGCTGGAGCCCAG GTGGATGCGAGGAACGTAGATGGGAGCACCCCGCTGTGTGATGCCTGTTCGGCTGGTAGTTTGGAGTGTGTGAGGCTCTTGCTGGAGCATGGTGCCAAGGCCAACCCTACCCTGACCTCCCGCACGGCCTCGCCCCTCCACGAGGCCTGCATGGGAG GAAACGCAGACTGTGTGAAGCTCCTGATTACCATGGGTGCTTGTCTGGAGGCGTACGACCTTTACTACGGGACCCCGCTGCATGTGGCTTGTGCTAACGAACGCACAGACTGTGTTAAAGTGCTGCTCAATGCAG GTGCTAAAGTGAATGCTGCCCGGCTACATGAGACTCCGCTGCACCATGCTGCTCAAAACATGCGAGTTGAGATGATAGAGATACTGGTGGAGTTTGGGGCCAACATCTACGCCAGAGATCAGCACGACAGGAAACCTGTTGATTACACCACGCCAGGCTCTCCCTCTGCATCATGCCTACAGTTTTATGAGA cCACTCCTATGAGtctgcagcagctcagcaggTTGGCAGTGAGGAAAAAGCTGGGCACCAGAGCTCTGAAGGTCATAGGTCAGCTGAACATACCAAAACTCATCATCAGCTACCTCTGCTATCAGTGA
- the asb13a.1 gene encoding ankyrin repeat and SOCS box protein 13a.1 isoform X2: MVTVDNITPLHEACIQAHPNCARLLLEAGAQVDVRTIHGSTPLCNACASGSLECAKLLLEYRAKVNPSLTALTASPLHEACIQGNVEVVRLMIASGAQLEAYDVHFGPPLHIACAKGHVDCVKELLNAGARVNSVKFHETALHHAARVGMVDMIELLVEFGANVYASDNLGRKPVDYTTPASPAYTCLMVYDSNPLSLQQLCRITVRMMLGTRASEVIGQLDMSHRIHSYLQYCDLPTPLK, encoded by the exons ATGGTGACGGTGGACAACATCACTCCGCTCCATGAAGCCTGCATACAGGCTCATCCAAACTGCGCCCGGCTGCTGCTGGAGGCTGGAGCCCAG GTGGATGTACGGACCATCCATGGCAGCACTCCTCTGTGTAACGCCTGTGCTTCTGGCAGTTTGGAGTGCGCCAAGCTGCTCTTGGAGTACAGAGCCAAAGTTAACCCGTCCCTGACAGCCCTCACCGCCTCGCCACTCCACGAGGCCTGTATACAAG GTAATGTTGAAGTGGTGAGGTTGATGATAGCCAGCGGTGCCCAGCTGGAGGCGTACGATGTCCACTTTGGTCCACCCCTTCACATCGCATGTGCTAAAGGACACGTGGACTGTGTCAAGGAGCTGCTTAATGCAG GTGCCAGGGTGAATTCGGTTAAATTCCACGAGACAGCTTTGCACCACGCAGCACGTGTCGGCATGGTGGACATGATCGAGCTGTTGGTGGAGTTTGGAGCTAACGTGTACGCCAGCGACAACCTGGGAAGAAAGCCTGTAGACTACACAACACCTGCGTCTCCCGCTTACACCTGCCTCATGGTTTATGACA GTAATCCTCTGAGCCTGCAGCAGCTTTGTAGAATCACCGTGAGGATGATGCTTGGCACCAGAGCCTCAGAGGTCATAGGTCAGCTGGACATGTCCCACCGCATCCACAGCTACCTCCAGTACTGTGATCTCCCCACACCACTAAAGTGA